In Colletotrichum higginsianum IMI 349063 chromosome 1, whole genome shotgun sequence, one genomic interval encodes:
- a CDS encoding Fungal specific transcription factor, whose amino-acid sequence MICELKTRQREGEARLSMWEEDATITLIGNVGASDVGVIAPERIAASSGLDGAPPTFTAHDDNDDNDDNDNDGGGGGGGGEWQGQGLHGHHQQHSPGTPISAHGGGSSGETPHHDAFHGGNLDDPKRPRACEACRGLKVRCEPDANDPDGPCKRCKKAGRNCVVTMPTRKRQKKTDSRVAELEKKIDALTASLQARGNSATPSTAAAGAASVAMSASATKDENLQKQRGWGDNGMSRNWNTVAIAETPGSPADGLGLDSQELNSSDRGRYDTMIPPAAGQKRKFADRGDTPADMTESGNGGRPAPPIHMGSDYADVVERGILSAEKAAELFERYNTHMMPHMPAVVFAAGTTAEETRRFKPLLFLAIMSAASSESPNVQRRLVKELMQIFAEKIIITGEKSLEIVQALQVAVIWYWPPEHFEELKFYQLVHIGAVMALDIGLGRRTAGRKMQIPYQWRNHPFRRAPPPDPSSIECRRAWLAAYFLAANTSMALHRPNLVRWTSFMAESMEVLQTSADAAPTDKYFCHLVWTHRLAEEVGIQFSMDDPAVVPNITDSRTQYSLRMLERDLEKYTASVPKEEMQSTLRMSFHIALHTKTDDIRPPFDTATLKDGMLTSLTLTTSHINALSACLSAIDGIFDAFLAMEVPSIRCLPVFNFVRIAYAVVVLIKMYFSATAPGSELGKVIDKDNMKVESYLDALLEKFRAAASDDRSRPAAKFMVVLVMLRSWFLKQSKGLATGGPPGSGGQSAFGSAATPGVAMPTSTSQVEQTPASTHTSRPIERTPMEDQQRAFQPGPPPPRMREYPAANTPLHLLSEIATNDHSGRVTNNMLWNPPPSSARQSFLYDPSAVTPTPLGGSRAGPGTASSGTVDHPSVSSNTNTGSAAAPWTNSAWAGDLQDMGFDVGFTEGLSLEEITTGFGASPDSLSNGMRYVMAQDPWLSGIGGFENLFEGMPGASGPPMFPM is encoded by the exons ATGATATGTGAGCTCAAGACTCGTCAAAGGGAGGGCGAAGCGAGGCTTAGCATGTGGGAAGAGGACGCCACAATCACTCT TATCGGCAATGTCGGCGCTTCTGATGTCGGCGTCATTGCGCCCGAGCGCAT CGCCGCGAGCTCTGGCCTAGACGGCGCTCCTCCAACCTTTACGGCGCATGATGACAACGACGAtaacgacgacaacgacaacgacggcggcggcggcggcggcggcggcgagtggCAGGGACAGGGACTCCATGGTCACCACCAGCAACATTCGCCCGGAACGCCCATCTCGGCCCACGGCGGCGGATCCAGCGGCGAGACACCCCATCACGATGCGTTCCATGGCGGGAACCTGGACGACCCCAAGAGGCCGCGAGCCTGCGAGGCGTGCCGCGGCTTGAAAGTGCGATGCGAGCCCGACGCCAACGACCCCGATGGGCCGTGTAAGCGGTGCAAAAAGGCGGGGAGGAACTGCGTcgtgacgatgccgacgaggaaaaggCAGAAAAAGACGGACAGCAGGGTTGCCGAGCTGGAGAAAAAGATCGATGCGTTGACGGCGAGCTTGCAGGCCCGCGGGAACTCGGCGACACCGTCGactgctgccgctggcgCTGCCAGTGTGGCCATGAGCGCGTCTGCCACAAAGGACGAGAATCTGCAAAAACAACGGGGTTGGGGCGACAACGGAATGTCGCGGAATTGGAATACGGTTGCCATTGCCGAGACGCCCGGTTCGCCCGCCGACGGGCTCGGACTCGACTCGCAGGAACTCAACAGCAGTGATCGGGGCCGGTACGACACTATGATCCCGCCCGCGGCTGGGCAGAAAAGGAAGTTTGCGGACCGCGGGGATACACCAGCCGACATGACGGAGAGCGGTAACGGGGGCAGGCCAGCGCCTCCAATCCACATGGGCAGCGATTACGCCGACGTCGTGGAGCGCGGGATCCTCAGCGCCGAAAAGGCGGCCGAGCTTTTCGAGCGGTACAACACGCACATGATGCCGCACAtgccggcggtggtgttcgccgccggcacgacggccgaggagacgcGGAGGTTCAAGCCGCTTCTGTTCTTGGCCATtatgtcggcggcgtcgtccgagtcgccCAACGTGCAGCGCCGGCTGGTCAAAGAGCTGATGCAGATCTTTGCCGAGAAAATCATCATCACGGGCGAGAAGAGCCTGGAGATCGTGCAGGCGCTGCAGGTGGCCGTCATCTGGTACTGGCCGCCCGAGCATTTTGAGGAGCTCAAGTTCTACCAGCTCGTGCATatcggcgccgtcatggcGCTCGACATCGGGTTGGGGCGGCGGACGGCCGGCAGGAAGATGCAGATTCCATACCAGTGGCGCAACCACCCGTTCAGGCGCGCGCCGCCACCGGACCCGTCCTCCATCGAATGCCGCCGCGCTTGGCTCGCGGCCtacttcctcgccgccaacacGTCGATGGCGCTGCACCGGCCGAACCTGGTGCGGTGGACGTCTTTCATGGCCGAATCGATGGAGGTGCTGCAGACGTCGGCCgacgcggcgccgacggacAAGTACTTTTGTCACCTCGTGTGGACACACcggctcgccgaggaggttgGCATCCAATTCTCCATGGACGACCCGGCAGTCGTACCCAACATCACGGATTCGAGGACGCAGTACTCACTGAGGATGCTGGAGCGCGATTTGGAGAAGTATACCGCCTCTGTGCCCAAGGAGGAGATGCAGT CGACTCTCCGCATGTCCTTTCac ATAGCCCTGCACACGAAAACTGACGACATCCGCCCGCCGTTCGACACGGCGACCCTCAAAGACGGTATGCTGACCAGTCTCACCCTCACGACGTCCCACATCAACGCCCTCTCGGCGTGCCTGtccgccatcgacggcatcTTCGACGCCTTCTTGGCGATGGAGGTGCCCAGCATCCGCTGCCTACCCGTCTTCAACTTCGTCCGCATCGCCTATGCCGTGGTTGTGCTCATCAAAATGTACTTCTCCGCTACGGCGCCCGGGTCCGAGCTTGGCAAGGTGATTGACAAGGACAATATGAAGGTGGAGTCGTACCTCGACGCGCTGCTCGAGAAGTTCCGCGCTGCGGCATCGGACGATCGGAGTCGGCCAGCCGCCAAGTTcatggtggtgctggtgatGCTGAGGAGTTGGTTTCTGAAGCAGAGCAAAGGGCTCGCGACAGGCGGGCCGCCGGGGAGCGGTGGCCAGTCGGCTTTCGGAAGTGCTGCTACGCCTGGGGTAgcgatgccgacgtcgacatcaCAAGTTGAACAGACCCCGGCATCTACACACACATCACGGCCCATAGAGCGGACACCCATGGAGGACCAGCAGCGGGCATTTCAACCGGGACCACCACCCCCTAGAATGCGGGAATACCCCGCCGCTAACACGCCGTTGCACCTCCTTTCAGAGATCGCGACAAACGACCACTCAGGCCGCGTGACAAACAATATGCTCTGGAACCCgcctccgtcgtcggcgcggcaGTCCTTCCTCTACGACCCCAGCGCCGTGACGCCTACGCCGCTTGGCGGGTCAAGGGCTGGGCCGGGCACGGCGTCTAGCGGCACTGTCGACCACCCCAGTGTCTCATCCAACACGAATACAggcagcgcggcggcgccgtggaCGAACTCGGCATGGGCGGGCGATCTCCAGGACATGGGCTTCGACGTAGGCTTCACCGAGGGGCTGTCACTCGAGGAGATCACGACTGGGTTCGGCGCGAGCCCGGACAGCCTTAGCAACGGAATGCGGTACGTCATGGCCCAGGATCCCTGGCtcagcggcatcggcgggTTCGAGAACTTGTTTGAGGGGATGCCGGGGGCGTCTGGGCCGCCCATGTTCCCCATGTGA